CTTccaacctcctcctcctcttgtttTTACCTCCTATCTCAGGAATAGTTCCTGAAGCCAAGCCATTGGTTTGCGTGTTGTCCTCGActcctttccctcttcccagCCTCCATTCCCTCTCCTGTCCAAAGCCAAATTCTGCTAATTTTATATTCTCAATATCCGATCTGTCCCCTCTTCTATCCTCACCACTGCCTTGTTTGGGCCCTTGTCATCTTTTAATTGGACGATTACAATGGCCTtcttctaactggtctccctgcctacAGTCTTGCCTCCAGCAAATCCATCCTCCAATCCTGATGCCTGAGCTGAAATGCAAATATGATCTTgccactcccctgcttaaaacccaCCAACGGGGTGGTTCTGTAACCACAGTGTAGCCTCTGGTGCAGGCTGAAAGTAAGTTGCTACTcttactactactgctactattagtactactactgctactaatAGGATActaataatagtagctaacatttCCTGAGCATTTTCTATTGTGTTTTCAAATGATTTATTATCTCTTTAAGGCAAATCAGAGCCGATTCAAAGTTTTCTGAATGGTATCACTCATTTgcttggggggagggagagggacagagttATAGGCAGGGGGCACCAGGGAAATGTCCGTAACCATAAATGATCTGATATATGCTAGTGAGTGACCCTGCTGATTGAGCCTTAATAGTTAAATAGGCATCACCATGGTTCCTAGGAGCTAGGATTTTGTTTCATTCCCTACAAAGCATGGAGGGTGGGTGGTCAGCTGTCCAGATCTTGAACGTGTCCATGAAGTGTGTCGCATGTGGGGATGTCCTCTGGCTCTTGGGTGCCAGTAAAGGAGGAGAGCTTCTGGCCTTCAGGGTCAAGTGCAGGCTTCATGGCTTGGCATGCAAAACTATGCAAGACCTGGTCCCTGCCCACCTCTGCTGCCCCCAGCCAATCCCTTCCTTGCACTCTTCACTCTAGTACAACCAGACTGGGTGTGATACTAATCAGAGCGCACCTTACTGAGAtcttatgtgccaagcactgggctAAGTGGACACCACAGTGTCCGtctctcatgtaatcctcacagccaccccGGGAGATGAGTCtgccattatccccattttatagaggagcaAAGTGAGGCTCTGCGAGGTAACCGAGATGGCTCAGCTAGTGGCAGAGTGGGCAGTCCCCCCAGCCTCTCGGCACGTGCTCTCTGTAGACCCCCTCTCCTCGGCTCACGCTCTGTGCTCCCCCTGCGCCTGAATGACACCCATTCAGCTTTCAGGACTCAGTTCTGACGCCATTTCTTGGGGAAGCcgccagggctgagccccacccCGCTCAGCTCCCAGCAGCGGGCTGGAACGAATGTGTTCCGTCTGTGCTCCTCGACGCCTCTTTGAAGCCCCAGCATCTAgcgcagtgtctggcacataacaggTCTCTGTAAGTGTTTGTTGAGCTGACTAAACTGAATTCCAGGCGCTGAACCTCGAGGTTGTTGTCCTTCTGACCAGTTTTCCCTGTCTTCACCTTCTCTAGGCCCAAACAAGCTATTTGATCTCTGGAGAaggatcctttccctcctgcttgGGTTCCACCTGCACCCTATGACTTCAGGGGGAAACTGCTGTCTGATCAGCCACCTTGCCCACACACCCTGGACATCTGTActctctgcccctctctcactcctcacCAGCGGGCTGGACCCCGAATCCACCCCCCTGAATCAGCTCCTTCGGCTTCCCCCTCAGCTTTAGCTCTTTTCCGCTTCAGTGTTTGTATCTTTTCTGTCCCCAATTCCCCCTGCCGCCCCCACCACaaatcttcctttctctctctcttcccttagtCCTCCAATTCAATAGCCCATCGCTGGGCTTTTCTCCTTAGAAGTGCACCGTCCACCACCTGCTATTTAAAACAACCATGTTTTGTCTTGAGGGGGTCCCACTGCCTTccctgaaaacattaaaaattcctGCCATCCCCAGCCCCATCCTGTCCCGCACAGAGCGGCCCTCAGATGCCCTCCCCAGCTTGCTGCCCCCGTCCCTCACTCCCCAGTCTCCTCTGCTCCCGGCAGCTTTGGGACCCCCGCCCCAGGCTTCTCCTCCATGCTGTATGGAATGAAGATTGCCAATCTGGCCTACGTCACCAAGACCCGGGTCAGGTTCTTCGGGCTCGACCGTTGGGCTGACGTGTGGTTCCCAGAAAAGAGGAGAATGAAGCCGGGGTCGGAGATGAGCAAACACCACAAGTCGCTGCTGGCCACGATCTTTTATGACAGGTGTgtgacggggtgggggggcgtgtcTGGCTGGGGAGAGAGGCGGTTGCCTCCACCTGGGGTAAGGCTCCATCCTGCAAGGACTGGGGGAAGGGCAGGAAAGGAGCTAATTgacctgggagaggggaggggtttCCTGAGCACAGCTGGCACTTGGCCAGCCTCCCCAAGCCTATAACTTTCTCCGTGGGCAACCCTGAGGCTTGGCTGTTCTGGCCCCAACCGTGCTCTTGACTCCCACTCTCCCCAGGGCTGAGTATCTTCACGGGAAACATGGGGTGGACGTGGAGGTCCAGGGGCCCCATGAAGCCCGAGATGGGCAGCTCCTTATCCGCCTGGATTTGAACCGCAAGGAGGTGCTGACCCTGAGGCTTCGGAATGGAGGAACCCAGCCTGTCACCCTCACCCACCTCTTTCCATTCTGCCGGACCCCCCAGTTTGCCTTCTGCAATGGAGACCGGGAGCTGCCCTGCCCACTCGGCCCTGGTGAGTAGGTTCCCAAAGGAAAGAGCCTCTGGTGGACAGAGTCCTGCCTTAGGAAGGTCTGATGCTTCAGGAATGTGCTGCTGCTGGCCCGTGGGCTCCTGCCTTAGGATGGGGCTCTTGGGGGGAATGTCAGGGTTGGGCTGCTGGTGGGAggatcccttccccaccccgacTCACTCAGCCGTCCTCTCCCAGGTGAATGCTATGAGCTCCATGTCCACTGTAAGACCAGCTTTGTGGGCTACTTCCCAGCCACCGTGCTCTGGGAGCTGCTAGGACCTGGGGAGCCAGGCTCAGAAGGAGCTGGCACTTTCTACATTGCCCGCTTCTTGGCCGTCGTGGCCCACAGCCCCCTGGCAGCACAACTGAAGCCCACGACTCCCTTCAAGCGGACCCAGATCGCTAGAAACCCTGTGGTGACCAACCGgatagaggaaggagagagacccgaCCGGTAAGTCCTCCCTCCAACCCAGTCCTGGCTGGGGGTGTCCCAACACCACAGTGTGGGCCCTTGGGAAGAACACAGAGCCCCCTTTCCTAACTGTGAGTTCTTAACTCCTCCAGACCTCAGAGACATTTTCTGTCTAGGAAGAAAAGCAGATATGAGGACAGTGTGAAAAAATTTCAAGTATTTTTGACTATATGATGGATTATCAGTCAGCCAAGGTGGAcacgtgtctctctctctctctctctctctctctctttaacagctttattgaaactATTCATATACCATAcgattcacccatttaaagtgtacaattctgtgctttttttagtatattcacaaatatgtgcaaccatcaccacaatccattttagaacatttcatcacccccaaaaggagCCCATACCCTTTAGTTATCACCCGTTTTGCTCCCCATTCCCTCCCAGCCCTAACCAGCCACTCATCTACTTTGTGTAGATttccctcttctggacattttatatgaatggaatcatatatgtGTAAACAGCTCTTTTTGACATGTCCAGGTGTTCACAAAATTCTGAGCAAACTGTAAGATCATTGTACTCTTTCtgttaaaaatatgtgtgtaggggaattccctggtagtccagtggttagggctttgagcttccactgcagggggcatggattcgatccctggtcagggaactaagattctgcatgctgcgcagcacggccaaaaaattaagtaagtaagtaagtatgtaagtaaaaatatatgtgtataatacaatttgacaaagaaaaatgtctggaAGGCTACATACCAAAAGGTTAACATTGGTTATCCCTGGATGGTGAGAATGttgtttatttactcatttgtttattacctgttttctgatttttttcctctgatgaacatgtattatttatatatatatatgcatatatatgtgtatgtatatatatatatatatattttttttttttttttttccacaccacacagcttgtgggatcctagttccctgaccagggattgaaactggggcccctgcagtggacgcacagagtcctaaccactgggccactaggaaattccatatatatatatatatttaaatgcttCCAAGTATCATGCTTTCCAAAAATGAGGATGGTCCAGCCTTGGCGTGAGCAGCCTCATAAGGCAGTGTGTCCTGTCTCCTAGGGCAAAGGCTGCCGACCCTCTTCAGCAAGAGTGTTGAAGCAGAGCCTTGTGCTTCCTCCAGGGAGAGGCCTTCTCAGAGACTCTGAAGGGGAAGGGTCTCTGTGTTTGTaatagcttttcttttctccctcctgcaGTGCTAAGAGCTATGACCTGGAGTTAAGTATGGCACTGGGAACATACTACCCTCCCCCCCGCCTCCGGCAGCTGCTCCCCATCCTTCTTCAGGGAACAAGTATCTTCACTGCCCCAAAGGAGATTGCTGAGATCAAGTAAGTACCACCCCTCTGCACTCTTCGTGCTGCTTTATATGTTTCTTTTCCACTGGCTTCTTCCTACTGCCCAATGCCTCTGTCCTCAGCCTCCTATGCTCAGTTCATTCATCCCCTTACTGAGCACACACCATGTGCTAGGCACCATTCAAGGTGAATCACTCGCATGATGGCCCTGACATCCTAGCTGGGGAAAGTGAGCATCTATCATCTTATTTCATGTAGTGATGAGTGCTATAAAGAATTAACTAAAGCTAAAGCAGGGTAAGGGGTGGGCTGTGCTATTTCGCAGAGGGCAGCTAGTCCTGgcctctttgaggaggtgacatttgagcagagaatgACATTTGAATGAGGTGACGGTGTGAGTAATAGGAGGATCTTGGAGAAAGTATGTTCCAGGCTCCAGGATCCACAGTGCAAATGCGAGTCAGGTCtgaggctggggggcaggggctccCTTCTTGGAGGCCTCTGACCCCCATCTGCTTCTCTGCCCTTCTAGTCTTCCCCGATTCCTGATGTCTTCATAGTCCCAGAGCTGCAGAGGGAGAGGGTGGATGCTCCCGGACATGGGGGTTGCCTGACCCATCCCATTCCCgtcccctccctccaaccccccaacccatcactgccagggcccagctggAGACACCCCTGAAGTGGAGGAACTATGAGGTGAAGCTCCGGCTGCTGCTGCACCTGGAGGAGCTACAGATGGAGCATGACATCCGGCACTATGACCTGGAGTCAGTGCCTATGACCTGGGACCCCGTAGACCAGAACCCCGGGCTGCTCACACTGGAGGTCAGGGGTTGGGTCGGTAGCGGGGAGGATGGACTCAAGTTAGCCAACCCGCAGGCTGTAGGAAGAACAAAAGGAAGATGAAGTTTTTCCTGTCCCAGAGGGCTCAGCAAGTTGCCGAGTGGGCATCTGGGCCCCAAAAGAGGTGTCAGAGCAAGGCAATAGGGAGGACTGGGGTTTTAGTCTAGACTTGGCTACCactggctatgtgaccttgggcaggtcttTTGCTATCTTTGGGCCCTTAGTTCCCTCACCTGAAAAGCATGGAGCTGGACTAGATAATTCTTAGAGCCCTCTCCAGCTCTCAGATGTTGAATGTGTACATCTAAGCCCGGAATTACACACGAGAATGGATTCCTGCACACTTGTGCTGAGAAAGGCACTCAGTGAGAAGGGATGGCAGGTGAAGATGATCAGGGAAAGTTTCCTACAGGAACTGAGTTTTGAACAAGATTTTAAAGGCAGAGTAGGAACAGAGCTGGCCAAGAGGGCAACCGGACTTTCTGGGAAGCTGGCCTCCAAGTCTTGAAATCATGCCCTGGAGGGTTTCCAGGATTCCTGGGCTCAGCATCTCTGAGCACCGTGGGCAGACTTGTCCCTTCTTCATCTCCCCTGACTCTTGCCCTGTCTggcagaagaggaaagaggcaacgCTCCCTGAACCTGGGGTAGAGGGTAGATCCTCAGAACTTGTGTCTCACTTGGGGTCTGGAGTGGGCCCTCCACTGGCCATCTCCGGGTTAGAAGCTTGCTGCTGTTCGTGCCCCATAGGTTCCCGGGGTGGCCGAGAGCCGCCCCTCAGTGCTGCGGGGTGACCACCTCTTTGCCCTTTTGTCCTCTGAGATACATCAGGAGGACCCTGTCACCTACAAGGGATTTGTGCACAAGGTGGAACTGGACCGGGTCAAGCTGAGTTTTTCCACAAGGTAGGTGTTGGGGGAACCCTGAGCTGCAGGAAGGTCTACAGGTGTCCCGGAGGCCAAGGGAGGAGGGTGTTTCTCCTCAGAGTGGATGTGACCCCAGGGACAGCGCAGGGGGACCCTGAGATGCCTCACCATCTTCCTCTCCTGGAGGATTGCTTGGAGGTCTGGGAAAGGGAGTGGAGTTGGAGTAGATGGAGAGAGTCCTGGCCTTTTATTGCCCACCCCCCCAGTTGGAAttcttccccctctctctcccccttcccaaaGCCTCCTGAGCCGCTTTGTGGATGGGCTGACCTTCAAGGTGAACTTCACCTTCAACCGCCAGCCCCTGCGGGTGCAGCACCGTGCCCTGGAGCTGACGGGGCGCTGGCCGCTGTGGCCCCTGCTTTTCCCTGTGGCCGCTCGTGGGGTCCCGCTGCTGCCCTCAGATGTGAAGCTCAAGTGAGACTGTGGGCAGGGGCTCTGGGACCACTTGGAGTGTGGGTGTAGGGGACAGGGTCAGGGAAACCTCTGGGACGCGGACAATATCGTGTTTGTGGCCCCTCCGCTAGGCTGTATGACCGGAGTCTGGAGTCCAACCCGGAGCAGCTGCAGGCCATGAAGCACATTGTTATGGGTaccacccgccccgccccctaCATCATCTTTGGGCCTCCAGGCACTGGCAAGACTGTCACCTTAGTGGAAGCCATCAAGCAGGTGGGGCCTGAGCGTAGACCTGTGGCCTACACTCTTGACTCCCCCCTGGGACAAAGCAGTTGTCCCCATGTTCTGGTTCCTTCCGGCTCCCTGAACACACACCCGCGAACTGGCCTCAAGGGCCAGTGTGGCTGTCGAGCACGCATGCAGCTTGGGTACTGCATGTCTCAGTCACCATAGCCTTGTATAATTATGGCAGCGGTTTTCCAGCATTAAAGGGCTGCTGGCCTAGCAGGGGGCTGCCTATCTGAACTTGCTTTTTGAGTCACTCCCTCCCTCAGCAATGGGAGGCAAATGCCACACTGCTCCAGCCTGAGTCACAGGcatgtttctccctctctcctccccctgggAGACCAGAAGCTGCTTCCCACACTGTGTTCATCCCCACCGCAGGTGGTGAAGCACTTGCCCAAAGCCCACATCCTGGCCTGTGCTCCGTCCAACTCGGGGGCTGACCTCCTCTGTCAACGCCTCCGGGTCCACCTGCCCAGCTCCATCTACCGCCTCTTGGCTCCCAGCAGGGATATCCGCATGGTGCCTGAGGACATCAAGGTACTTGGGGAAGGCAGGGGACCAAGGGGTGGCGGGTGCTGCTCTGGGTAGACGCTGGGGCCAGGAAACTAGGAGACCTGGATTCTGATACTCTCTGTGAGATCTTGGATGGGTCAGGAttgctctctgggcttcagtttccctgTGTGTAAAGTGAGAGAGGTAAATAAAATTGCCTGGGGGGGCCCAGACCCAGAGCGAGGGTGAGAATGGAGGTGGAGCCAAGCTGACTCCCCTCCCTGCACAACCCTCAGCCCTGCTGTAACTGGGATGCAAAGAAGGGGGATTACGTGTTTCCTTCCAAGAAGAAGCTGCAGGAATATCGTGTCTTAATTACCACGCTCATCACTGCCAGCAggtgggaagtgtgtgtgtgtgcatctcttAATAGTGTGTTAAGAGGTAACGGGCTGGGGAAATGGGGAAGAATGGTGCCTGGGGAGTTGCGGGGAGGGCCAGCTTGGGGGAGCATTCAGGTTTGGTAGTCGCATGCCTGGATGTGACCCCTGCCTGGCCTGACACCTCCCAGGTTGGTCTCTGCCCAGTTTCCCATCGATCACTTCACACACATCTTCATCGATGAGGCTGGCCACTCCATGGAGCCAGAGAGCCTGGTGGCCATAGCAGGTGAGGggctcgggggcggggggggctgcGAGTGTGTCACCCCACATGGCATCGGGGAGGTCCCACCACACACCTTTCTCCTCATGCTACCCATCTCCCAGGGCTGATGGAAGTCAAGGAAGCAGACAATCCAGGAGGGCAGCTGGTGCTGGCAGGAGACCCTCGGCAGCTGGGGCCTGTGCTGCGTTGCCCACTGACCCAGAAGCATGGGCTGGGGTACTCATTGCTGGAGCGGCTGCTCACCTACAATGCCCTGTACAAGAAGGGCCCTGATGGCTATAACCCCCAGTTCATAACCAAGCTGCTACGCAACTACAGGTATCCCGCACCCTCTGTGTCATCCCCTGCCTTCACACCCTCTGCAAGCGCAGCTGGCGGCTCCATCCCACAGTCCTCAGAGGCTGCGTGATGCAGAAAGACTGTCAGCTGGAAGGTGGGAGTTCTTCTCTCCAGTCCCGTTACTGGTCCTCCAGTGGTTTATCTGTACCTCAGGGGATGGTCAGTGGTTCCTAGACACCGGAATATATCTGATGCTGGTTCCAGGTGAAGTTTCTAGGCATccaaggagaaatgagaaaaacagagacaatgtATTTTTTCATTAACCTAATGGTTATTCAAGTTAAAGAGCTATGCTTCCTTGAGTCAGTGAGTTCATATATCTAAAATGCTCAGATGAGTTCCTACATCTTTAGTTCCTTAGATGAGTCCACtaggaattcaataaatgttagctgttgtgTTCGTACTGCTGATATTTTTGGGTTTAGCACATTATCTCATCCAATAATGGCGATAGTAGGTGATTCTTGCTTTTGTATTGTCCTTCCTTGACAAAATTGAAACTTGAGAATGGGCCCCTAATTTCTTggtgttttcatttaaatttgacTGGTCTATGAAATCTGTGGATTGGATGTTCTCAGGAGCCACATTTGGTTCTGCTTTCTGTGGTTAACAGTGCCCAGCAGCAAAACCTGTAGCTGAATGAGTCTGATGTGCAGTGGGCAGGAAGACAGGAGGATAGTGTGTGTGAGCTCCGTCCAAGCAGGTGGAGCGGAGGTCCCTGAGGGCGGGGCATAACTAATCCGCCCCCTGGTCttgctcttccttcctcctgcctcccagGTCTCACCCCACCATCCTGGACATTCCTAACCAGCTGTATTATGAAGGGGAGCTGCAGGCCTGTGCGGACGTTGTGGACCGAGAGCGCTTCTGCCGCTGGGAGGGTCTACCTCGACAGGTGAGGCTGAACGGGGCTGGGGCTCAGGCTCCTACCCCTGTACTCCAGCCTCCCTCTTACTGAGGGTGCTGGGTAGCAGGAGGCTCTGAGTGGAAGCCACGAGCCCCTCCCTTTGTCACCTAGGCCTGGGATCCCCCACTCCCTGGAAGGgtttgagggtgggagggaagggaggcagggaggtccAGCTGAGGGTTTCCCCTGACTCCATGTCCAGGACTTTCCCATCATCTTTCACGGCGTAATGGGCAAGGATGAGCGTGAAGGCAACAGCCCGTCCTTCTTCAACCCCGAAGAGGCTGCCACGGTGACTTCCTACCTGAAGCAGCTCCTGGCCCCCTCCTCCAAGAAGGGCAAAGCCCGTCTGAGCCCCCGAAGCGTGGGCGT
This genomic stretch from Kogia breviceps isolate mKogBre1 chromosome 1, mKogBre1 haplotype 1, whole genome shotgun sequence harbors:
- the MOV10 gene encoding helicase MOV-10 isoform X3, which gives rise to MPSKFSCRQLRETGQRFENFLVDRGLDRETDRERLRTIYNQDFKTSFGTPAPGFSSMLYGMKIANLAYVTKTRVRFFGLDRWADVWFPEKRRMKPGSEMSKHHKSLLATIFYDRAEYLHGKHGVDVEVQGPHEARDGQLLIRLDLNRKEVLTLRLRNGGTQPVTLTHLFPFCRTPQFAFCNGDRELPCPLGPGECYELHVHCKTSFVGYFPATVLWELLGPGEPGSEGAGTFYIARFLAVVAHSPLAAQLKPTTPFKRTQIARNPVVTNRIEEGERPDRAKSYDLELSMALGTYYPPPRLRQLLPILLQGTSIFTAPKEIAEIKAQLETPLKWRNYEVKLRLLLHLEELQMEHDIRHYDLESVPMTWDPVDQNPGLLTLEVPGVAESRPSVLRGDHLFALLSSEIHQEDPVTYKGFVHKVELDRVKLSFSTSLLSRFVDGLTFKVNFTFNRQPLRVQHRALELTGRWPLWPLLFPVAARGVPLLPSDVKLKLYDRSLESNPEQLQAMKHIVMGTTRPAPYIIFGPPGTGKTVTLVEAIKQVVKHLPKAHILACAPSNSGADLLCQRLRVHLPSSIYRLLAPSRDIRMVPEDIKPCCNWDAKKGDYVFPSKKKLQEYRVLITTLITASRLVSAQFPIDHFTHIFIDEAGHSMEPESLVAIAGLMEVKEADNPGGQLVLAGDPRQLGPVLRCPLTQKHGLGYSLLERLLTYNALYKKGPDGYNPQFITKLLRNYRSHPTILDIPNQLYYEGELQACADVVDRERFCRWEGLPRQDFPIIFHGVMGKDEREGNSPSFFNPEEAATVTSYLKQLLAPSSKKGKARLSPRSVGVISPYRKQVEKIRYCITKLDKELRGLDDIKDLKVGSVEEFQGQERSVILISTVRSSQSFVQLDLDFNLGFLKNPKRFNVAVTRAKALLIVVGNPLLLGHDPDWKVTQKSRLPGAGG
- the MOV10 gene encoding helicase MOV-10 isoform X2, encoding MLYGMKIANLAYVTKTRVRFFGLDRWADVWFPEKRRMKPGSEMSKHHKSLLATIFYDRAEYLHGKHGVDVEVQGPHEARDGQLLIRLDLNRKEVLTLRLRNGGTQPVTLTHLFPFCRTPQFAFCNGDRELPCPLGPGECYELHVHCKTSFVGYFPATVLWELLGPGEPGSEGAGTFYIARFLAVVAHSPLAAQLKPTTPFKRTQIARNPVVTNRIEEGERPDRAKSYDLELSMALGTYYPPPRLRQLLPILLQGTSIFTAPKEIAEIKAQLETPLKWRNYEVKLRLLLHLEELQMEHDIRHYDLESVPMTWDPVDQNPGLLTLEVPGVAESRPSVLRGDHLFALLSSEIHQEDPVTYKGFVHKVELDRVKLSFSTSLLSRFVDGLTFKVNFTFNRQPLRVQHRALELTGRWPLWPLLFPVAARGVPLLPSDVKLKLYDRSLESNPEQLQAMKHIVMGTTRPAPYIIFGPPGTGKTVTLVEAIKQVVKHLPKAHILACAPSNSGADLLCQRLRVHLPSSIYRLLAPSRDIRMVPEDIKPCCNWDAKKGDYVFPSKKKLQEYRVLITTLITASRLVSAQFPIDHFTHIFIDEAGHSMEPESLVAIAGLMEVKEADNPGGQLVLAGDPRQLGPVLRCPLTQKHGLGYSLLERLLTYNALYKKGPDGYNPQFITKLLRNYRSHPTILDIPNQLYYEGELQACADVVDRERFCRWEGLPRQDFPIIFHGVMGKDEREGNSPSFFNPEEAATVTSYLKQLLAPSSKKGKARLSPRSVGVISPYRKQVEKIRYCITKLDKELRGLDDIKDLKVGSVEEFQGQERSVILISTVRSSQSFVQLDLDFNLGFLKNPKRFNVAVTRAKALLIVVGNPLLLGHDPDWKVFLEFCKENGGYTGCPFPAKLDLQQGQNLLQGLSKLSPSTSGPKSHDCREREGEGGLPLQVEPEWRNEL
- the MOV10 gene encoding helicase MOV-10 isoform X1 produces the protein MPSKFSCRQLRETGQRFENFLVDRGLDRETDRERLRTIYNQDFKTSFGTPAPGFSSMLYGMKIANLAYVTKTRVRFFGLDRWADVWFPEKRRMKPGSEMSKHHKSLLATIFYDRAEYLHGKHGVDVEVQGPHEARDGQLLIRLDLNRKEVLTLRLRNGGTQPVTLTHLFPFCRTPQFAFCNGDRELPCPLGPGECYELHVHCKTSFVGYFPATVLWELLGPGEPGSEGAGTFYIARFLAVVAHSPLAAQLKPTTPFKRTQIARNPVVTNRIEEGERPDRAKSYDLELSMALGTYYPPPRLRQLLPILLQGTSIFTAPKEIAEIKAQLETPLKWRNYEVKLRLLLHLEELQMEHDIRHYDLESVPMTWDPVDQNPGLLTLEVPGVAESRPSVLRGDHLFALLSSEIHQEDPVTYKGFVHKVELDRVKLSFSTSLLSRFVDGLTFKVNFTFNRQPLRVQHRALELTGRWPLWPLLFPVAARGVPLLPSDVKLKLYDRSLESNPEQLQAMKHIVMGTTRPAPYIIFGPPGTGKTVTLVEAIKQVVKHLPKAHILACAPSNSGADLLCQRLRVHLPSSIYRLLAPSRDIRMVPEDIKPCCNWDAKKGDYVFPSKKKLQEYRVLITTLITASRLVSAQFPIDHFTHIFIDEAGHSMEPESLVAIAGLMEVKEADNPGGQLVLAGDPRQLGPVLRCPLTQKHGLGYSLLERLLTYNALYKKGPDGYNPQFITKLLRNYRSHPTILDIPNQLYYEGELQACADVVDRERFCRWEGLPRQDFPIIFHGVMGKDEREGNSPSFFNPEEAATVTSYLKQLLAPSSKKGKARLSPRSVGVISPYRKQVEKIRYCITKLDKELRGLDDIKDLKVGSVEEFQGQERSVILISTVRSSQSFVQLDLDFNLGFLKNPKRFNVAVTRAKALLIVVGNPLLLGHDPDWKVFLEFCKENGGYTGCPFPAKLDLQQGQNLLQGLSKLSPSTSGPKSHDCREREGEGGLPLQVEPEWRNEL